One window from the genome of Myxococcales bacterium encodes:
- a CDS encoding DUF3052 family protein: protein MALAATLPQRLGLKDGQRVALLRAPLRIEHRLERNETILLSTSLRAPSINVVVLFVERLSELERRFVDVVAKMTPDTTFWVAWKKHGSKATGISSDVVRRIGRAGGLVDNKNCVLDGGWHGMRLVVREENRAAIAYRCEPKPAVRRTKRAP, encoded by the coding sequence ATGGCACTCGCCGCCACGTTGCCCCAACGCTTGGGACTTAAAGATGGTCAACGCGTTGCGCTGCTACGTGCGCCGTTGCGCATCGAACATCGCTTGGAGCGCAACGAAACCATCCTGCTCTCGACGTCTCTGCGCGCGCCATCGATCAACGTGGTCGTTTTATTTGTCGAGCGACTCAGCGAACTCGAGCGCCGATTTGTCGACGTGGTGGCAAAGATGACGCCTGACACGACCTTTTGGGTGGCGTGGAAAAAACATGGTTCCAAGGCGACGGGCATCTCGAGCGACGTGGTTCGTCGAATTGGTCGTGCCGGTGGCCTAGTAGACAATAAAAATTGCGTGCTCGATGGCGGGTGGCATGGCATGCGCTTGGTCGTTCGCGAAGAAAATCGCGCCGCGATTGCCTATCGATGTGAGCCCAAGCCGGCGGTCCGGCGCACCAAGCGCGCGCCCTAG
- a CDS encoding CDP-alcohol phosphatidyltransferase family protein → MAATAASEAPTRVVSNLNPANAITASRFLTLPVFWWAVGRGEQQLAILTVAVCALLDVFDGIVARVFHYQTPFGEVFDGLADGFCYAFFMVTVAWFGLAPPAAVAIIIAVGLLNLAMRVAYAKRLGRTANYRSFAMERLVGFAAFLTPFAVVEWSVAFYFWAYAIINVVVVVRDAKRMLFDPVPQPQEAAP, encoded by the coding sequence ATGGCGGCAACGGCAGCTTCTGAGGCACCGACGCGGGTGGTCTCGAACCTCAACCCCGCCAACGCAATTACCGCTTCGCGCTTTTTGACCCTGCCCGTATTTTGGTGGGCCGTGGGGCGCGGCGAGCAACAGCTGGCCATTCTGACCGTCGCCGTTTGCGCGCTGCTCGATGTGTTTGACGGCATTGTCGCGCGGGTGTTTCATTATCAAACGCCGTTTGGCGAGGTGTTTGACGGCCTCGCCGATGGCTTTTGTTATGCGTTTTTCATGGTGACCGTCGCCTGGTTTGGCCTCGCGCCGCCGGCTGCCGTCGCCATCATCATCGCGGTTGGCCTGCTAAACTTGGCAATGCGCGTGGCGTACGCCAAGCGCCTCGGACGCACCGCCAACTACAGGTCGTTTGCGATGGAACGGCTGGTCGGCTTTGCCGCCTTTCTCACGCCGTTCGCGGTGGTGGAGTGGTCGGTCGCCTTTTACTTTTGGGCCTATGCCATCATCAACGTCGTGGTCGTGGTGCGCGATGCCAAGCGTATGCTGTTTGATCCGGTGCCGCAGCCTCAGGAGGCGGCGCCATGA
- a CDS encoding LysE family transporter: MLTAFVIGAILGAVTGIPIGPVNVAVIDAAYRHTLRLALAVAFGGALADAAYALLGIAVVGPLLKQHPVLPAILFGISGAVLIVYGFVTSRSRPQDPPPGAARDVASAKEVWSGIILGASLILMNPGALVTWVFIVGSYLVDITAAEGYAASFGVFIGSFSWFTLVAYLTHRGRHVLGDKMAWIPRVVGWLLMGYGVYSLWRCVKYFLV; the protein is encoded by the coding sequence TTGCTGACCGCATTTGTCATAGGCGCCATCTTGGGGGCCGTTACCGGCATTCCGATTGGCCCGGTCAATGTCGCGGTTATCGATGCCGCGTATCGCCATACCTTGCGGCTCGCCCTCGCCGTGGCCTTCGGTGGGGCGCTCGCCGACGCAGCCTACGCGTTGCTGGGCATTGCGGTGGTTGGGCCGTTGCTCAAGCAGCACCCGGTGTTGCCGGCGATTCTCTTCGGCATTTCCGGCGCGGTCTTGATCGTCTATGGCTTTGTCACGAGTCGCTCACGGCCGCAAGATCCGCCGCCCGGCGCCGCGCGCGACGTCGCGTCCGCCAAGGAAGTATGGTCGGGCATCATCTTGGGCGCCTCGCTCATCCTCATGAACCCTGGGGCCTTGGTGACGTGGGTCTTTATCGTAGGCTCCTACCTCGTGGACATCACCGCAGCAGAGGGGTATGCGGCAAGCTTCGGCGTCTTCATAGGGAGCTTTTCGTGGTTTACATTGGTCGCGTATCTGACTCACCGCGGCCGCCACGTGCTCGGCGATAAAATGGCGTGGATCCCGCGCGTCGTTGGCTGGCTGCTCATGGGCTACGGCGTGTACTCGCTGTGGCGCTGCGTAAAATATTTTCTAGTTTGA
- a CDS encoding serine/threonine protein kinase produces the protein MSDRNNGSKTAAIGSLGTPAAVAPPSSAERIGTGPTVAASAGPFAVGSAGTSNPGASQSLAAPPQGPSLVGEVLDGRYRLIRKLGEGGMGEVYAAEHVHIEKRLAIKLLRPEIVSNQEAVNRFRQEARSASSIGHENIIAIEDFGQISDGRIYLAMELLDGQPLSDMLPSLAADPVRALAILIQTGHGLAAAHAKGIIHRDMKPENVFVTRLSDGRDVPKLLDFGIAKVSGNDGSNNLTRTGTIFGTPYYMAPEQALGQQVDGRTDVYAMGVILYEVFAGSLPFGGESFMGVLTQHITAMPEPIAQRAASAGRMLLPGIADIVAKAMHKEPAQRFATMNDMVAAMVAVYRNVSGPGMSAHIMSAQGMAGASLQGAPGAAAMSGALGLQPMSVAAVAAPAARDPRAAGFAPALSQQQAPTGPSAASANYVAADDDVFSPKPRRRSSAWVVVALLVIAAGTGVWYTQFGPGATESTSAVAAIEPAPVDKVVVDKPPVVAPPVTPPTVPVVTPPVEDVTPIEDIKPTVPPMLISVKPVGVTADVMSADGETLLGQTPFDAPVRAEAYSVILRADGYKDADVVVREGMAKKSVKLVKQKRAGGGPVIKPPRVDPNSQNSVKPPPELTAAEKRRQICEKNPSDSRCDLE, from the coding sequence ATGTCTGATCGAAACAACGGCTCCAAAACGGCGGCCATCGGTAGCTTGGGTACGCCGGCGGCGGTCGCGCCGCCATCGTCGGCCGAGCGAATCGGCACCGGCCCAACCGTTGCCGCGTCGGCTGGGCCGTTCGCCGTGGGTTCAGCGGGGACGTCAAATCCCGGGGCGTCGCAGTCACTCGCCGCGCCGCCACAGGGGCCAAGCCTGGTTGGCGAAGTGCTCGATGGGCGCTACCGCCTAATTCGCAAGCTGGGCGAAGGCGGCATGGGCGAGGTCTACGCCGCAGAACACGTGCACATTGAGAAGCGCCTAGCCATCAAGCTGCTGCGCCCCGAGATTGTTTCAAACCAAGAAGCGGTCAATCGGTTTCGCCAAGAGGCGCGCTCGGCCTCGTCGATCGGCCACGAAAACATCATCGCGATCGAAGATTTCGGCCAGATTTCAGACGGCCGCATTTATTTGGCGATGGAGCTGCTCGACGGTCAGCCGCTGTCGGACATGTTGCCCAGCCTCGCCGCCGATCCGGTGCGCGCGCTGGCAATTCTCATCCAAACCGGGCATGGGCTCGCGGCGGCGCATGCCAAGGGCATCATCCATCGCGACATGAAACCGGAGAACGTCTTTGTTACCCGTCTCAGCGACGGCCGCGACGTGCCCAAGCTCCTGGATTTCGGCATCGCCAAGGTGTCGGGCAATGATGGCAGCAACAATTTAACCCGCACCGGCACCATCTTTGGCACGCCATATTACATGGCGCCCGAGCAAGCGCTCGGCCAGCAAGTCGACGGACGCACGGACGTCTATGCGATGGGTGTCATTTTGTATGAGGTGTTTGCGGGGTCGTTGCCTTTTGGTGGCGAGTCATTCATGGGCGTGCTGACCCAACACATTACGGCGATGCCCGAGCCGATTGCGCAACGCGCGGCTTCGGCGGGCCGCATGCTGCTGCCCGGCATCGCCGATATCGTTGCCAAGGCGATGCACAAAGAGCCAGCGCAGCGCTTCGCGACCATGAATGACATGGTCGCGGCGATGGTGGCGGTTTATCGCAACGTCTCCGGCCCTGGCATGAGCGCGCACATCATGAGCGCGCAGGGCATGGCAGGCGCAAGCCTACAAGGCGCACCGGGGGCGGCTGCGATGTCGGGCGCACTTGGTCTGCAGCCGATGTCGGTTGCCGCGGTGGCCGCGCCGGCCGCGCGCGATCCGCGCGCCGCGGGTTTCGCGCCAGCCCTCTCGCAGCAACAAGCGCCAACCGGGCCGAGCGCCGCCAGCGCAAATTATGTCGCCGCCGACGATGATGTGTTTTCGCCCAAGCCGCGCCGGCGCTCGAGCGCGTGGGTGGTTGTGGCCCTGCTCGTCATCGCGGCGGGCACGGGCGTTTGGTACACGCAGTTTGGACCAGGCGCAACGGAATCGACGAGCGCGGTCGCCGCGATCGAGCCAGCGCCGGTGGATAAGGTGGTCGTGGACAAGCCGCCCGTCGTTGCGCCGCCCGTAACACCGCCCACGGTGCCTGTGGTGACGCCGCCCGTAGAAGATGTGACACCCATCGAGGATATCAAGCCGACCGTACCGCCGATGCTGATCAGCGTAAAACCAGTTGGGGTTACCGCGGATGTAATGTCAGCCGACGGTGAAACCCTCTTGGGCCAAACGCCGTTTGACGCGCCCGTGCGTGCCGAGGCCTATTCGGTGATCTTGCGCGCGGATGGCTATAAAGACGCGGACGTCGTTGTCAGGGAAGGCATGGCGAAAAAATCTGTCAAGCTCGTCAAGCAAAAGCGCGCGGGTGGCGGTCCGGTCATCAAGCCGCCGCGAGTGGATCCGAACTCGCAAAACAGCGTCAAGCCGCCGCCGGAGCTAACCGCCGCAGAAAAACGGCGTCAGATTTGCGAAAAAAACCCAAGCGACTCGCGTTGTGATTTGGAATAG
- a CDS encoding carbohydrate-binding family 9-like protein, producing the protein MAWVAALLGCAGGCVDRAVPSLSGAPRNDADGLASLPTALHGEVGNVVAMRGRSEATTDVVPGQVVALRYGFVVNVAAPQVVPQLALVGDAGTADYVPIASATLRVDVPPHQWRAGDAIVDDLLIAIPSDWSSRTATLTWGLVSRVAGERGRLLSVTGGETHGGSLVLARWQVEASARVPRGVTPLAFVAQAPMIDGRDEEPAWASAPAVNFSTAEDSPAPSGPTSAKLLWDHDNLYVFVDVKDVDISTPFRQRDESLWQADVVEVFIDTDQNQRDYVELQISPAGVMFDSHFPGGRTDTSTPAWNSAMQAAVMVDGTLNQGGDQDRGYRVEVAIPWRDVKASAPAFVATAGAQLALNVVRVDHVAGKPAAASWRRISYRDFHGLDRLLPVVLMSP; encoded by the coding sequence ATGGCGTGGGTTGCCGCGTTGCTCGGCTGCGCCGGCGGCTGTGTCGACCGCGCGGTGCCGAGCCTTAGCGGCGCGCCACGCAACGATGCCGATGGCCTCGCCTCGCTGCCCACCGCCTTGCATGGCGAGGTTGGCAACGTGGTGGCGATGCGCGGTCGCAGCGAGGCGACCACCGACGTCGTGCCCGGGCAAGTGGTCGCGTTGCGCTACGGCTTTGTCGTAAACGTAGCGGCGCCGCAGGTTGTGCCGCAGCTGGCGCTTGTCGGCGACGCCGGCACGGCGGACTATGTACCGATTGCAAGCGCGACACTTCGCGTCGACGTGCCGCCTCACCAGTGGCGAGCCGGAGACGCCATCGTCGATGATTTGTTAATCGCGATCCCAAGCGATTGGAGTTCGCGCACGGCGACGCTGACGTGGGGCTTAGTCTCGCGCGTGGCCGGTGAGCGCGGGCGGCTGTTGTCGGTGACCGGCGGCGAAACGCACGGTGGCTCGCTCGTGCTCGCGCGCTGGCAGGTCGAGGCCTCCGCCCGCGTGCCGCGCGGCGTGACGCCGCTTGCCTTCGTCGCGCAGGCGCCGATGATCGATGGCCGCGACGAGGAGCCTGCGTGGGCAAGCGCTCCAGCGGTAAATTTTTCCACCGCCGAAGACAGCCCGGCGCCGAGCGGCCCGACCAGCGCCAAGTTGCTGTGGGACCACGACAACCTTTACGTGTTCGTAGACGTCAAGGATGTCGACATCTCGACGCCATTTCGCCAGCGAGACGAGTCGCTGTGGCAAGCGGACGTCGTCGAGGTCTTTATCGATACCGATCAAAACCAACGCGATTATGTTGAGCTGCAGATTAGCCCCGCGGGCGTGATGTTTGACAGCCATTTTCCCGGCGGCCGCACCGACACGAGCACGCCTGCGTGGAACTCGGCGATGCAGGCGGCGGTGATGGTCGATGGCACCTTAAATCAAGGCGGCGATCAGGATCGCGGCTATCGCGTCGAGGTGGCCATCCCGTGGCGCGACGTCAAGGCGAGCGCGCCTGCCTTTGTCGCAACGGCCGGCGCGCAGCTCGCGCTCAACGTGGTGCGCGTTGATCACGTGGCCGGTAAGCCAGCCGCTGCCTCGTGGCGCCGCATATCGTATCGCGACTTTCACGGCCTCGATCGGCTGTTGCCCGTGGTGTTGATGTCGCCGTAG
- a CDS encoding CDP-alcohol phosphatidyltransferase family protein — MNLFALRSSFDKISRPFISRIGALPVSANQWTALGAVLGLTGGVVFFYGYWWAGLALLLVRGIIDHVDGYVARNYNQRSIFGAVMDDVCDRWVLGVMYAGGCLNVSYDYPHVLILLGFGITGALTNVIIKLSIYAEAGHDLSRATGKMGHPIDVVGVFGSAEFIVFFGAGALFTALLHDTRAMVAGIWAVVLMSHISLFQRIAFAWRRYRFVDPQAAHNAREAARAGLPQNDDGSLASSGPAKQI; from the coding sequence ATGAACCTGTTTGCGCTGCGCTCGTCGTTCGATAAGATTTCGCGGCCGTTTATCTCAAGGATCGGCGCCTTGCCCGTGAGCGCCAACCAGTGGACCGCGCTTGGGGCGGTGCTTGGCCTTACCGGTGGCGTCGTGTTCTTTTACGGCTATTGGTGGGCCGGCCTCGCGCTGCTCTTGGTGCGCGGTATTATCGACCACGTCGACGGCTATGTGGCGCGAAATTACAATCAGCGCTCGATCTTTGGCGCGGTGATGGATGATGTGTGCGACCGCTGGGTGCTCGGCGTGATGTATGCCGGCGGCTGTCTCAACGTGAGCTACGACTATCCCCACGTGCTGATTTTGCTCGGCTTCGGCATTACGGGCGCGCTGACCAATGTAATCATCAAGCTCTCTATTTATGCGGAGGCAGGGCACGACCTGTCGCGGGCTACCGGCAAGATGGGGCATCCAATTGACGTCGTGGGCGTCTTTGGCTCGGCCGAGTTTATCGTCTTCTTCGGCGCCGGGGCGTTGTTTACGGCGCTGCTGCACGACACCCGCGCGATGGTGGCAGGGATATGGGCGGTGGTCCTGATGTCACACATCTCGCTGTTTCAGCGCATCGCCTTTGCCTGGCGGCGCTACCGATTTGTCGATCCACAGGCCGCGCACAACGCGCGCGAGGCTGCCCGCGCCGGTTTGCCACAAAACGATGACGGCTCGCTTGCATCTAGCGGGCCGGCCAAGCAAATCTAG
- a CDS encoding MBL fold metallo-hydrolase produces the protein MGAPASNDVAVTWLGHASAAISSPSTRLLIDPLGRRRALQGGAPSAVLITHAHVDHLNRYTLKALPRDVPLVVPYGARHIVTDLGFREVVEAQVGDELEFGDFHVTAVATAHDQGRWRKSQLPSCVGYVATSGDVRVHHAGDVDFSDFSIFDEIGKRHALAATLLPIGGLLPVAYYRWRKASLDRGIHIDPDAAVAIYERLGARAMIPIHWGTVNLRLSPAHMPKARLLQVADPSRHRVHVLAHHESIALSK, from the coding sequence ATGGGCGCGCCGGCTAGCAACGATGTCGCGGTTACGTGGCTCGGACATGCTTCCGCGGCGATCAGCTCGCCTTCGACGCGGCTGCTCATCGACCCACTCGGGCGTCGCCGCGCATTGCAGGGCGGCGCGCCTAGCGCGGTCCTCATTACTCATGCGCACGTCGACCATCTCAATCGCTACACCCTTAAGGCGCTGCCTCGCGACGTGCCACTGGTCGTGCCGTATGGGGCACGCCACATTGTCACAGACCTCGGGTTTCGCGAGGTTGTCGAAGCCCAGGTCGGCGACGAGCTAGAATTTGGCGACTTTCACGTCACGGCCGTCGCGACGGCGCACGACCAAGGTCGCTGGCGCAAATCGCAGCTGCCGAGCTGTGTCGGCTACGTCGCCACCTCCGGCGACGTGCGCGTCCACCACGCCGGCGACGTCGATTTTTCCGATTTCTCCATTTTTGATGAGATTGGTAAACGGCACGCCTTGGCCGCCACGCTTCTGCCGATTGGCGGCCTGTTGCCGGTGGCCTACTATCGTTGGCGAAAGGCGTCGCTCGATCGAGGCATCCATATCGATCCAGATGCCGCCGTCGCGATTTACGAGCGGCTGGGCGCGCGCGCAATGATTCCGATCCATTGGGGCACCGTTAACTTGCGCCTCAGCCCAGCGCATATGCCCAAGGCGCGGCTTTTACAGGTCGCCGACCCCAGCCGTCACCGCGTCCACGTGTTGGCGCACCACGAATCGATCGCGCTATCAAAATAG
- a CDS encoding aspartate aminotransferase family protein, which produces MSVVTKPKHPPLDPIALPTTRQPGVGEPNLEVLGTRRSSVDGAHVTAKDDAHVMRPWPCAPGDTIIVDHALDCIVTDVFGKSYIDFTSGYFVNNAGHCHPNIVAAVTEQMTKVFQTSGKFGSVAAVRLAERLMSLVPGNLGKVFFSTGGSEANEFALKIARQATGKPTVAYLENGYHGLTLGALEVTANDKYRATAGKPIVQHAYGLPIPYPYRAGLAGAHGGMTEEESLAAIEQLLRSRPDTAAIIAEPIQAVGGMAPSKAWWDGIERLRRELGVLLILDEVQTGMGRTGKMFALEHYGLTPDIITAGKGISGGVGSLGATFATDALVATFFGGTTPTSGGNAISAAAGLALIETIIEDGMIENAAAMGRYFTERAYGLDDPWIGDVRFTGLLGGIELVADRSTKAVLGKPAVAMVKDLLQERGMLITVSGMHGNYLRLQPPLSVTTAHLDRFIAALAESLREARKRLESA; this is translated from the coding sequence ATGAGTGTTGTAACTAAGCCCAAACACCCACCCCTCGACCCGATTGCCTTGCCAACTACGCGGCAACCCGGAGTAGGTGAACCGAATTTAGAAGTCCTAGGTACGCGTCGCAGCAGCGTCGATGGCGCCCACGTTACCGCAAAGGACGACGCCCACGTCATGCGGCCGTGGCCGTGCGCGCCCGGCGACACGATTATCGTCGACCATGCGCTCGATTGCATCGTCACTGACGTCTTTGGCAAATCGTATATCGATTTTACCTCGGGCTACTTCGTCAACAATGCCGGGCACTGCCACCCCAACATTGTGGCCGCTGTGACCGAGCAGATGACCAAGGTATTTCAAACCTCCGGCAAGTTCGGCTCGGTGGCTGCCGTGCGCCTTGCGGAGCGCTTGATGTCGCTGGTGCCAGGCAACCTCGGCAAGGTATTTTTCTCGACCGGCGGCTCGGAGGCCAACGAATTCGCGCTCAAGATTGCGCGTCAGGCCACCGGCAAGCCCACCGTCGCCTACTTGGAAAATGGCTATCACGGGCTGACGCTCGGCGCGCTTGAGGTGACGGCGAACGATAAATATCGCGCCACCGCCGGCAAGCCCATCGTCCAGCACGCTTACGGCTTGCCCATTCCGTATCCGTATCGAGCGGGGCTTGCCGGCGCACATGGCGGCATGACCGAGGAGGAGAGCCTGGCGGCCATCGAGCAGTTGCTGCGCAGCCGGCCAGATACCGCCGCGATTATCGCCGAGCCGATTCAGGCCGTAGGCGGCATGGCGCCGTCTAAGGCTTGGTGGGATGGCATCGAGCGTCTGCGCCGCGAGCTTGGGGTGCTCCTCATTCTCGATGAGGTTCAGACCGGCATGGGACGCACGGGTAAGATGTTTGCGCTAGAGCATTACGGCCTTACACCCGACATCATAACGGCGGGCAAGGGCATCTCGGGTGGCGTGGGATCGCTTGGCGCGACCTTTGCGACGGATGCGTTGGTAGCGACATTTTTTGGTGGCACGACGCCGACCTCGGGCGGCAACGCGATTTCGGCGGCCGCGGGTTTGGCCCTGATCGAAACCATCATTGAAGACGGCATGATCGAGAACGCGGCGGCGATGGGCCGCTATTTCACCGAAAGGGCCTACGGGCTCGATGATCCGTGGATCGGCGACGTGCGCTTTACCGGCCTGCTCGGCGGCATCGAGCTCGTCGCGGATCGCAGCACGAAGGCGGTGCTCGGCAAGCCGGCGGTTGCCATGGTCAAGGACCTGCTGCAGGAGCGCGGTATGTTGATCACGGTTTCTGGCATGCACGGCAATTATTTGCGGCTGCAACCGCCGTTGTCGGTGACCACGGCGCATCTCGACCGCTTTATCGCGGCGCTGGCGGAGTCGCTACGGGAGGCGCGCAAACGGCTGGAGTCGGCATGA
- a CDS encoding metallophosphoesterase — MKLAHCSDLHLLSHQGAKWFQFANKRWLGAMNLLSNRSRHYHTEAFVDMVADINAQGVDHVLCTGDVTNLAFRQEFEFARQRFDGFTLPTSSITVLPGNHDAYVPEGVAHFAEVFAPFITSTHGYQPSPSPAGVTAGPAAEAAAANWPLVRIAGHVAIVGLCTSQATPWFTAHGTIGRAQLLRVDEVLTNLRRQGLRVVVGLHHPPAGRRAANRIRGLRDAAAFAAVVARHEVALILHGHEHRDLREVLPGSGAPVPVLGVPSGTYGATDPTRTARYRLIEIGADGEIRHRLRVWHRTRRCFEYDDHFSA; from the coding sequence GTGAAGCTCGCGCATTGCTCGGATCTGCATCTGCTTTCGCATCAAGGCGCGAAGTGGTTTCAGTTTGCCAATAAGCGCTGGCTGGGTGCGATGAACCTACTGAGCAACCGCTCGCGCCATTATCACACCGAGGCCTTCGTCGACATGGTCGCCGACATCAACGCGCAGGGCGTCGATCATGTGCTGTGCACGGGCGACGTGACCAATCTTGCCTTTCGTCAAGAGTTTGAGTTTGCGCGGCAACGCTTTGACGGCTTTACGCTGCCGACGTCGTCGATCACCGTGCTGCCCGGAAATCACGATGCTTATGTCCCCGAAGGGGTCGCACACTTTGCGGAGGTGTTCGCGCCGTTCATCACCAGCACTCATGGGTACCAACCGAGCCCGTCACCTGCAGGCGTAACGGCGGGCCCTGCGGCTGAGGCGGCGGCGGCGAACTGGCCGCTCGTAAGAATCGCGGGCCATGTCGCCATCGTCGGCTTGTGCACGAGCCAGGCGACGCCTTGGTTCACCGCGCATGGCACGATCGGGCGGGCGCAACTGTTGCGCGTCGATGAGGTGCTGACGAACTTGCGGCGCCAGGGGCTACGCGTCGTCGTCGGGTTACATCATCCGCCGGCCGGCCGCCGAGCGGCAAATCGCATCCGTGGCCTGCGCGATGCGGCCGCCTTTGCCGCGGTCGTTGCGCGCCACGAGGTTGCGCTTATTTTGCACGGCCATGAGCATCGAGATCTGCGGGAGGTTTTGCCAGGAAGCGGGGCCCCGGTACCAGTCCTCGGCGTACCTTCGGGGACCTACGGTGCCACCGACCCAACGCGCACCGCGAGGTATCGGCTGATCGAGATTGGTGCCGATGGGGAGATCCGCCATCGGCTTCGTGTTTGGCATCGAACTCGCAGATGTTTTGAGTACGATGACCATTTCTCGGCGTAA